Proteins encoded together in one Streptomyces umbrinus window:
- the nuoK gene encoding NADH-quinone oxidoreductase subunit NuoK, which translates to MHLAYPAVLSALLFSTGLYGVLARRNAILVLMSVELMLNAVNLNLVAFDVWLSKTAQDTLHSGQALTLFTIAIAAAEIGIGLAIVLAVHRNRGTADIDKLRDTAETDDDSEPDDSGAARPEPAEKAEATA; encoded by the coding sequence ATGCACCTCGCCTATCCCGCCGTGCTCTCCGCCCTCCTCTTCTCCACGGGCCTGTACGGAGTCCTCGCGCGCCGCAACGCGATCCTGGTCCTGATGTCCGTCGAGCTGATGCTCAACGCCGTCAACCTGAACCTCGTCGCCTTCGACGTCTGGCTCAGCAAGACCGCCCAGGACACCCTCCACTCCGGCCAGGCCCTGACCCTGTTCACCATCGCCATCGCCGCCGCCGAGATCGGCATCGGCCTGGCGATCGTCCTCGCCGTCCACCGCAACCGGGGGACCGCGGACATCGACAAGCTCCGCGACACCGCCGAGACCGACGACGACTCCGAGCCCGACGACTCCGGCGCCGCCCGTCCCGAACCGGCCGAGAAGGCTGAGGCCACCGCGTGA